Part of the Streptomyces europaeiscabiei genome is shown below.
CGGCTGCGTACTCGAATTCGGCTCCCAGGAGCTGACGTTCAAGGCGCAGGAGACGCTCGGCGGCTCCCTGTCGATCATCGCGGTGGTTCTGGTGACCTGGATGGTCTTCTGGATGCGGCGCACGGCCCGCCATCTGAAGGCCGACCTGCACGGCAAGCTCGACGCGGCGCTGCGGATGGGCACGGGAGCGCTGGTGGCGACCGCGTTCCTCGCGGTGGGCCGGGAGGGCCTGGAGACCTCGCTGTTCGTGTGGACGTCGGTGCGGGCGTCCGGCGACGGCGCCGAGGCCCCGCTGATCGGCGCCCTGCTGGGCCTGGCGACGGCGGTCGTGCTCGGCTGGCTGTTCTACCGGGGCGCGCTGCGCATCAACCTCGCCAGGTTCTTCACCTGGACCGGCGGCATGCTCGTCGTGGTCGCGGCCGGCGTCCTCGCGTACGGCTTCCACGACCTCCAGGAGGCCGACTTCCTGCCCGGCCTGACGGACAAGGCGTTCGACATCACGGGGACGATCCCGCCGGACAGCTGGTACGGCACCCTGCTGAAGGGCGTCTTCAACTTCCAGCCGGACCCGACGGTCCTCCAAGTCACGGTCTGGCTCCTGTATCTGGTCCCGACGCTCGCGCTGTTCCTCGCCCCGGTAGGGTTCGCCTCCGGGAAGGGGAAGGTGAAGATTCCTGATGAGCAGGGTTCTCGGGGTTCTGAGCCCACGAAGGCTTCGTGAGGTTCGTCCGGTTCGTACAGGCGGGAGGTTCCTCGGACTCCGCCGGTACATCGGACTCCGCCGGTACAGCGGCCTCGGCCGGTACAGCGGGCTTCGGTCGTACGGCCGCGGCGCGCTGGTGACCACGGCGGTGACCGCGCTGTCGTTGACGGCGAGCGGGTGCGTGGTGGTCCGCGGCGACCTGGAGGTCGTCCCCACGACGACCCGGGGCGAGGCGGCGCGGGCGCTGAAGGACTTCACCACCGCGTACAACAAGGCGGACAAGGCGTACGACCAGTCCCAGGACGCCTCCCGGGTCACCGGCGCGCTCGCCGACATCGACGGCGGCAAGCTCCGCTCGGGCGCGAAGCTCAACCCGGGCGGCAACCCGAACCATGTGGCGCTGAAGCTGACCGACGTCACGTACACGATCCCTCAGAAGGCGGCCTGGCCGCGCTGGTTCCTGGCCGACGCCGCCGCGAACAAGGGCAACTCGACGGACCGTTGGCTGTTCGTCTTCACCCGGGACGGGCTGACCGATCTGTGGGAGGTGTCCTTCCTCACGGTCGTGGCCGCCGCCGACATGCCCGAGTTCAAGAAGGACGAGAACGGCTACGCCCAGGTGGTCACGCCCAACGACCCCGA
Proteins encoded:
- the efeU gene encoding iron uptake transporter permease EfeU, whose translation is MFANYLIGLREGLEASLVVCILIAYLVKTDRRDALKPIWIGIGVAVGLALAFGCVLEFGSQELTFKAQETLGGSLSIIAVVLVTWMVFWMRRTARHLKADLHGKLDAALRMGTGALVATAFLAVGREGLETSLFVWTSVRASGDGAEAPLIGALLGLATAVVLGWLFYRGALRINLARFFTWTGGMLVVVAAGVLAYGFHDLQEADFLPGLTDKAFDITGTIPPDSWYGTLLKGVFNFQPDPTVLQVTVWLLYLVPTLALFLAPVGFASGKGKVKIPDEQGSRGSEPTKAS